In a single window of the Streptacidiphilus sp. P02-A3a genome:
- a CDS encoding diiron oxygenase, whose product MAEQSGTTLLKDREQVADRLLEASAKHSHDPDTELDWDAPMEPGKWYVPERIVSLYDTPIWKRMSEEQRIELSKHEFASMASAGVWFEIILMQLLTRHIYDLDPRSSHVTYALTEMADECRHSRMFARSVTKLGTPYYGPGSVTRFLGRILKTTATTPGAFTATLLVEEILDRFQRLTFPDPSIQPLIQGITRIHVVEEARHVRYAREELRRQMANCPAWERQLTRTISGEASVVIARALISPAVYASVGLDVEEAVRQARKSRHRQETMRWSAEKLTGFLEEIGVIHSALDRAAWRRSGLL is encoded by the coding sequence GTGGCGGAGCAGAGCGGGACAACGTTGTTGAAGGACCGTGAGCAGGTGGCCGACCGGCTGCTTGAGGCCTCGGCGAAGCATTCCCACGACCCCGACACGGAGTTGGACTGGGATGCCCCGATGGAGCCCGGCAAGTGGTACGTGCCGGAGCGGATCGTCTCCCTCTACGACACCCCCATCTGGAAGCGGATGAGCGAGGAGCAGCGGATCGAGCTCTCCAAGCACGAGTTCGCCAGCATGGCCTCGGCCGGGGTGTGGTTCGAGATCATCCTGATGCAGCTGCTCACCCGGCACATCTACGACCTCGACCCGCGCAGCAGCCATGTCACCTACGCGCTCACCGAGATGGCCGACGAGTGCCGCCACTCGCGGATGTTCGCCCGCTCGGTGACCAAGCTGGGCACGCCGTACTACGGCCCCGGGTCGGTCACCCGCTTCCTCGGCCGGATCCTGAAGACCACCGCCACCACCCCCGGCGCGTTCACCGCGACGCTGCTGGTCGAGGAGATCCTGGACCGCTTCCAGCGGCTGACCTTCCCCGACCCGTCGATCCAGCCGCTGATCCAGGGCATCACCCGGATCCACGTGGTGGAGGAGGCCAGGCACGTCCGTTACGCGCGCGAGGAGTTGCGTCGGCAGATGGCCAACTGCCCTGCCTGGGAAAGGCAGTTGACCCGGACCATCTCCGGCGAGGCGTCGGTGGTGATCGCCCGGGCGCTGATCAGTCCGGCGGTCTACGCCTCGGTCGGCCTGGACGTGGAGGAGGCGGTGCGACAGGCCCGGAAGAGCCGGCACCGCCAGGAGACCATGCGCTGGTCGGCGGAGAAGCTGACCGGCTTCCTGGAGGAGATCGGCGTCATCCACAGCGCCCTGGACCGCGCCGCCTGGCGCCGCTCCGGGCTGTTGTGA
- a CDS encoding TetR/AcrR family transcriptional regulator, whose translation MDARTADPVPAASSAAEPVPAARAPRARRGPYRRLPVEQRREQLIAVALELFSRHAPEEVSLDDVAAAAEASRPLVYRYFPGGKQQLYEAALRTAAEELASRFVEPVRGTPTERLGHVLDRYFAFVGEHAAGYGALLRGGSVAENERTTAIVDEVRRAAYRSIIDQLGVERPGPRLTLLVRSWISVVEVTALTWLDDSRREAPPGADAVGEAGGPVRVGVGTAAELRDWLVDEFVVMFAAAALHDPQTERVLKQMFASFAGSGPGAQLVARLGGLLLDASEASAADQSVTGEAVTGQSPS comes from the coding sequence ATGGACGCCCGTACCGCAGATCCCGTGCCCGCCGCATCCTCGGCCGCCGAGCCGGTGCCCGCCGCCCGCGCGCCGAGAGCGCGCCGCGGCCCGTACCGGCGGCTGCCGGTGGAGCAGCGGCGGGAGCAGCTGATCGCGGTCGCGCTGGAGCTCTTCAGCAGGCACGCGCCGGAGGAGGTCTCGCTCGACGACGTGGCCGCCGCGGCGGAGGCCTCCCGCCCGCTGGTCTACCGCTACTTCCCGGGCGGCAAGCAGCAGTTGTACGAGGCCGCGCTGCGCACCGCGGCCGAGGAGCTGGCCTCGCGGTTCGTGGAGCCGGTGCGCGGCACCCCGACCGAGCGGCTCGGCCATGTCCTGGACCGCTACTTCGCCTTCGTCGGTGAGCACGCCGCCGGGTACGGCGCGCTGCTGCGCGGCGGTTCGGTCGCCGAGAACGAGCGGACCACCGCGATCGTCGACGAGGTGCGCCGGGCCGCCTACCGCAGCATCATCGACCAGTTGGGCGTCGAGCGCCCGGGCCCCCGGCTGACGCTGCTGGTGCGGTCGTGGATATCGGTGGTCGAGGTGACGGCGCTGACCTGGCTGGACGACAGCCGCCGGGAGGCGCCGCCCGGCGCGGACGCGGTCGGCGAGGCCGGTGGACCGGTCCGGGTGGGCGTGGGGACCGCCGCCGAGCTGCGGGACTGGCTGGTGGACGAGTTCGTGGTGATGTTCGCGGCGGCGGCCCTGCACGACCCGCAGACCGAGCGGGTGCTCAAGCAGATGTTCGCGTCCTTCGCCGGGAGCGGTCCGGGCGCGCAGCTGGTCGCCCGGCTGGGCGGGCTGCTGCTGGACGCCAGCGAGGCGAGTGCCGCCGACCAGTCGGTCACGGGTGAAGCGGTTACCGGTCAGTCACCCAGCTGA
- a CDS encoding fumarylacetoacetate hydrolase family protein produces MRFLRVGPLGAERPVLLADDETTGYDLSQVTRDIDGPFLERLLDGAGAELAEQARQGVLPRVELAGQRLGAPLARPNKVVCVGLNYRDHAAETGQALPAEPVLFMKASNTVVGPDDEVLIPRNSAKTDYEVELAVVIGRTARYLESPRDAASVIAGYALSNDVSEREFQLERGGTWDKGKSCETFNPLGPWLVSADEIADPQRLGLRTSVNGEVRQDGSTANMIFAVDHLIWYISQFLVLEPGDVVNTGTPAGVAMGLPGTPYLRPGDVVELEIDGLGRQRQVLGKA; encoded by the coding sequence GTGCGATTCCTGCGCGTAGGGCCCCTCGGGGCGGAACGACCCGTACTGCTGGCCGACGACGAGACGACCGGCTACGACCTCTCGCAGGTCACCCGCGACATCGACGGGCCCTTCCTGGAGCGGCTGCTCGACGGCGCGGGCGCCGAGCTCGCGGAGCAGGCCCGGCAGGGGGTGCTGCCCCGGGTGGAACTGGCCGGGCAGCGGCTCGGCGCCCCCCTGGCCCGGCCGAACAAGGTGGTCTGCGTCGGGCTCAACTACCGCGACCACGCGGCCGAGACCGGCCAGGCGCTGCCCGCCGAACCGGTGCTGTTCATGAAGGCCAGCAACACCGTGGTCGGCCCGGACGACGAGGTGCTGATCCCCAGGAACAGCGCCAAGACCGACTACGAGGTCGAACTGGCCGTGGTCATCGGGCGCACCGCCCGCTACCTGGAGTCCCCGCGGGACGCGGCCTCGGTCATCGCCGGGTACGCGCTCAGCAACGACGTCTCCGAGCGCGAGTTCCAGCTGGAGCGCGGCGGGACCTGGGACAAGGGCAAGTCCTGCGAGACCTTCAACCCGCTCGGCCCCTGGCTGGTCAGCGCGGACGAGATCGCCGACCCGCAGCGGCTGGGGCTGCGGACCAGCGTCAACGGCGAGGTCCGGCAGGACGGCAGCACCGCGAACATGATCTTCGCGGTGGACCACCTGATCTGGTACATCAGCCAGTTCCTGGTGCTGGAGCCGGGCGACGTGGTCAACACCGGCACCCCGGCCGGGGTCGCCATGGGCCTGCCCGGGACGCCCTACCTGCGACCCGGCGACGTGGTGGAGCTGGAGATCGACGGGCTCGGCCGGCAGCGGCAGGTGCTCGGCAAGGCCTGA
- a CDS encoding GNAT family N-acetyltransferase codes for MSEPQRAPSGPDFLSKPTLVGDLVTLRCVTADDLPVLRALWEDPESSRLTGSHPRPNADESKVYAWYATRVGQDDRLDLAVLDNADGAVVGEVVLNDWSPANESCGFRIALVPGHYGRGLGTEATRLLCGYGFEKLGLHRISLEVYAFNPRARRAYEKAGFVAEGVLRDALRWREERVDATVMSILAPEWERHGGHPATA; via the coding sequence ATGAGTGAACCGCAGCGCGCACCGTCCGGCCCCGACTTCCTCAGCAAGCCGACGCTGGTCGGTGACCTGGTCACGCTCCGCTGCGTCACCGCCGACGACCTGCCGGTGCTGCGCGCCCTGTGGGAGGACCCGGAGAGCAGTCGGCTGACCGGGAGCCATCCCAGGCCGAACGCCGACGAGTCCAAGGTGTACGCCTGGTACGCGACCCGGGTCGGGCAGGACGACCGGCTCGACCTCGCCGTGCTCGACAACGCCGACGGCGCGGTGGTCGGCGAGGTCGTGCTGAACGACTGGAGCCCCGCCAACGAGAGCTGCGGCTTCCGGATCGCCCTGGTGCCCGGCCACTACGGCCGGGGCCTGGGGACCGAGGCCACCCGGCTGCTCTGCGGCTACGGCTTCGAGAAGCTGGGCCTGCACCGGATCTCGCTGGAGGTCTACGCCTTCAACCCCCGTGCCCGGCGGGCCTACGAGAAGGCGGGCTTCGTCGCCGAGGGCGTGCTGCGGGACGCGCTGCGCTGGAGGGAGGAACGGGTGGACGCGACGGTGATGTCCATCCTGGCGCCCGAGTGGGAGCGGCACGGCGGGCACCCGGCGACCGCATAG
- a CDS encoding DUF1684 domain-containing protein, which translates to MSSSLDDWKHWRDDRVVAARAPHGPLALTGTHWLADLRGGVPDVPGRWERQGDCVVLTAARHDGLEVDGVALDGPVRLCPDTAPKPSLITHGGRLLVLILREGEYAVRIYDPASHARAVFAGIDAHPFDERWTLPARFTPYPGPRTVTVPNADGRERGLALAGTVAFTLPSNGDAGAAAGTAAAAGAAASAASAAEERTLQVSQAADGSLSAVFADASSGRESFRFRFISLPAPGLDGATVLDLNRAYLPPCAFADHFICPFPPPGNRLDATVPAGETRILQH; encoded by the coding sequence GTGAGCAGCAGTCTGGACGATTGGAAGCACTGGCGTGATGACCGTGTGGTGGCGGCCAGGGCCCCGCACGGACCGCTCGCGTTGACCGGTACCCACTGGCTGGCCGACCTGCGCGGCGGCGTCCCGGACGTGCCCGGCCGCTGGGAGCGGCAGGGCGACTGCGTGGTGCTCACCGCGGCCCGGCACGACGGACTGGAAGTGGACGGCGTCGCGCTCGACGGACCGGTGCGACTCTGTCCGGACACCGCCCCGAAGCCCTCCCTGATCACCCACGGCGGACGCCTGCTGGTGCTGATCCTGCGTGAGGGCGAGTACGCGGTGAGGATCTACGACCCGGCCTCGCACGCCCGGGCGGTGTTCGCGGGCATCGACGCCCACCCGTTCGACGAGCGGTGGACCCTCCCGGCGCGGTTCACCCCGTACCCCGGCCCGCGCACGGTCACCGTGCCCAACGCCGACGGCCGCGAGCGCGGGCTGGCGCTGGCCGGGACGGTCGCCTTCACCCTGCCGTCGAACGGCGACGCGGGTGCCGCGGCCGGTACCGCCGCTGCCGCCGGTGCTGCCGCTTCCGCCGCTTCCGCCGCCGAGGAGCGGACGCTACAGGTCAGCCAGGCCGCGGACGGTTCGCTCAGCGCGGTCTTCGCGGACGCCTCCAGCGGGCGGGAGTCGTTCCGGTTCCGCTTCATCTCGCTGCCCGCGCCCGGCCTCGACGGCGCGACCGTGCTCGACCTGAACCGCGCGTACCTGCCGCCCTGCGCCTTCGCCGACCACTTCATCTGCCCCTTCCCGCCGCCGGGCAACCGGCTGGACGCCACCGTCCCGGCGGGGGAGACCCGCATCCTCCAGCACTGA
- a CDS encoding HAD family hydrolase: MIHGVMFDFSGTLFRIESVAEWFDTLDLDLDPAERAACVQRLTVAGAQPGGPQPEQPPSGWDQRDTTSGRHRAAYTGQTRAALLPTVGPERVDALAARLYDRHLTPDAWRPYPDTERVLKEFRRRGVPVAVVSNIGWDLRPVFVRNGLDTHVDAFVLSFELGVQKPDPRIFRTACDRLGLPPAEVLMVGDHRPDDGGALALGCSFHEVAPLPVAERPDGLLPVLALVVAPPKCEDAG, translated from the coding sequence ATGATCCATGGCGTGATGTTCGACTTCTCCGGGACCCTCTTCCGTATCGAGTCGGTGGCGGAGTGGTTCGACACCCTCGACCTGGACCTCGACCCCGCCGAGCGGGCGGCCTGTGTCCAGCGGCTGACCGTCGCCGGGGCGCAGCCCGGCGGCCCGCAGCCGGAGCAGCCGCCGAGCGGCTGGGACCAGCGGGACACCACCAGCGGGCGGCACCGTGCGGCGTACACCGGGCAGACCCGCGCGGCGCTGCTGCCGACCGTCGGCCCGGAGCGGGTCGACGCGCTGGCGGCCCGGCTCTACGACCGGCACCTGACCCCGGACGCCTGGCGTCCGTACCCGGACACCGAGCGGGTGCTCAAGGAGTTCCGGCGGCGCGGCGTGCCGGTGGCCGTGGTCAGCAACATCGGCTGGGACCTGCGGCCGGTCTTCGTCCGCAACGGCCTGGACACCCACGTCGACGCCTTCGTGCTCTCCTTCGAGCTGGGCGTGCAGAAGCCCGACCCCCGGATCTTCCGGACCGCCTGCGACCGGCTCGGGCTGCCCCCGGCCGAGGTGCTGATGGTCGGCGACCACCGCCCGGACGACGGCGGGGCGCTCGCCCTGGGCTGCTCGTTCCACGAGGTCGCCCCGCTGCCGGTGGCCGAGCGGCCGGACGGGCTGCTGCCGGTACTGGCCCTCGTCGTGGCGCCGCCCAAGTGCGAGGATGCAGGGTAG
- a CDS encoding FdhF/YdeP family oxidoreductase encodes MARQAPATDPAQDAPEVTAPKHAAAGLPALLHTTQIATAQMGAARSVRTLLKLNQPDGFDCPGCAWPEPEHTHTAEFCENGAKAVAEEATLRRVGPAFFAEHSVADLAERSGYWLGQQGRLTTPMLLDEGATHYTPIGWDAALQLVASELKALDTPDAAAFYTSGRTSNEAAFTLQLFARQFGTNNLPDCSNMCHESSGSALTETIGIGKGSVHLKDLYQADLIIVAGQNPGTNHPRMLSALERAKRAGARIVSVNPLPEAGLERFKNPQNARGLVGAGTKLTDLFLQVRLGGDLALFRALNLLLLEAEDKAPGTVLDHAFIEQHCHGFAEFADDARTTDWDAVAAATGLPEEQIRDLAGMVLESQKVIVCWAMGLTQHKHSVPTIREVVNFLLLRGNVGKPGAGVCPVRGHSNVQGDRTMGIFERPSAAFLDALGTEFRFEPPREHGLDVVDTIRAMRDGRVSVFFAMGGNFVAATPDTPVTEDAMRNCRLTVHVSTKLNRSHVVTGARALILPTLGRTDLDRRAGGPQQVTVEDSMGMVHASRGALKPPAADLLSETAIICGLARRTLGPKNPVPWEDFSADYGNIRDRIARVIPGFEDFNSRIRQPGGFALPHGPRDNRSFPTSTGKANFSVNALTAPEVPPGRLLLQTLRSHDQYNTTIYGLDDRYRGIKDGRRVVLLHPEDAAEHGLAEGGYTDLVSEWTDGVERRAPHFRVVLYPTTRGCAAAYYPETNVLVPLDSTADTSNTPTSKSVVIRFEPDSGPEGAADSAH; translated from the coding sequence ATGGCCAGGCAGGCTCCAGCGACCGACCCGGCACAGGACGCGCCCGAGGTGACCGCCCCCAAGCACGCGGCGGCGGGCCTCCCGGCGCTCCTGCACACCACCCAGATCGCCACCGCGCAGATGGGCGCGGCCCGCTCGGTGCGCACCCTGCTGAAGCTCAACCAGCCGGACGGCTTCGACTGCCCCGGCTGCGCCTGGCCCGAGCCGGAGCACACGCACACCGCCGAGTTCTGCGAGAACGGCGCGAAGGCGGTCGCCGAGGAGGCCACGCTGCGCCGGGTCGGCCCGGCGTTCTTCGCCGAGCACTCGGTCGCCGACCTGGCCGAGCGCTCCGGCTACTGGCTCGGCCAGCAGGGTCGGCTGACCACCCCGATGCTGCTGGACGAGGGCGCCACCCACTACACCCCGATCGGCTGGGACGCGGCGCTGCAACTGGTCGCGTCCGAGCTGAAGGCGCTGGACACGCCGGACGCCGCCGCCTTCTACACCTCCGGGCGGACCAGCAACGAGGCGGCCTTCACGCTCCAGCTGTTCGCCCGCCAGTTCGGTACCAACAACCTGCCGGACTGCTCCAACATGTGCCACGAGTCCTCCGGCTCGGCGCTGACCGAGACCATCGGCATCGGCAAGGGCAGCGTCCACCTCAAGGACCTCTACCAGGCCGACCTGATCATCGTCGCCGGGCAGAACCCGGGCACCAACCACCCCCGGATGCTGTCGGCGCTGGAGCGGGCCAAGCGCGCCGGGGCGCGCATCGTCAGCGTCAATCCGCTGCCGGAGGCGGGGCTGGAGCGGTTCAAGAACCCGCAGAACGCCCGTGGCCTGGTCGGCGCCGGGACCAAGCTCACCGACCTGTTCCTCCAGGTGCGCCTCGGCGGCGACCTGGCGCTGTTCCGGGCGCTGAACCTGCTGCTGCTGGAGGCCGAGGACAAGGCCCCGGGCACGGTCCTGGACCACGCCTTCATCGAGCAGCACTGCCACGGCTTCGCCGAGTTCGCCGACGACGCCCGGACCACCGACTGGGACGCCGTCGCCGCGGCCACCGGCCTGCCCGAGGAACAGATCCGCGATCTGGCCGGGATGGTCCTGGAGTCGCAGAAGGTCATCGTCTGCTGGGCGATGGGGCTGACCCAGCACAAGCACTCCGTGCCGACCATCCGCGAGGTGGTCAACTTCCTGCTGCTGCGCGGCAATGTGGGCAAGCCCGGCGCGGGGGTGTGCCCGGTGCGCGGGCACAGCAACGTCCAGGGGGACCGGACGATGGGGATCTTCGAACGCCCCAGCGCGGCCTTCCTGGACGCGCTCGGCACCGAGTTCCGCTTCGAGCCGCCGCGCGAGCACGGACTGGACGTGGTGGACACCATCCGCGCCATGCGCGACGGCCGGGTCAGCGTCTTCTTCGCGATGGGCGGCAACTTCGTCGCGGCCACCCCGGACACCCCGGTGACCGAGGACGCGATGCGCAACTGCCGACTCACCGTCCACGTCTCGACCAAGCTCAACCGCTCGCACGTGGTCACCGGCGCCCGGGCGCTGATCCTGCCCACCCTCGGCCGCACCGACCTGGACCGGCGGGCGGGCGGCCCGCAACAGGTCACCGTCGAGGACTCGATGGGCATGGTGCACGCCTCCCGGGGGGCGCTCAAGCCGCCCGCCGCCGACCTGCTCTCCGAGACCGCGATCATCTGCGGCCTGGCCCGGCGCACCCTCGGCCCGAAGAACCCGGTGCCGTGGGAGGACTTCAGCGCGGACTACGGCAACATCCGGGACCGGATCGCCCGGGTCATCCCCGGCTTCGAGGACTTCAACAGCAGGATCCGGCAGCCCGGCGGCTTCGCGCTGCCGCACGGCCCGCGCGACAACCGGTCCTTCCCGACCAGCACCGGCAAGGCCAACTTCAGCGTCAACGCGCTCACCGCGCCGGAGGTCCCGCCGGGTCGGCTGCTGTTGCAGACGCTGCGCTCGCACGACCAGTACAACACCACCATCTACGGCCTGGACGACCGCTACCGGGGCATCAAGGACGGCCGCCGGGTGGTGCTGCTGCACCCCGAGGACGCCGCCGAGCACGGCCTCGCCGAGGGCGGCTACACCGACCTGGTGAGCGAGTGGACGGACGGCGTGGAGCGGCGCGCGCCGCACTTCCGGGTGGTGCTCTACCCGACCACGCGCGGCTGCGCCGCCGCCTACTACCCGGAGACCAACGTGCTGGTGCCGCTCGACAGCACGGCCGACACCAGCAACACCCCGACCTCCAAGTCCGTGGTCATCCGCTTCGAGCCGGACTCCGGCCCGGAGGGGGCCGCCGACTCAGCTCACTGA
- a CDS encoding C40 family peptidase, which yields MLRCGTLLLAAALVALPLTAAPSAFAATGTTTGTTTGTTSGTVSAQTLTQAEAALQPVLNQLHADYQQTEVETQKYDALSEQLVEAQSDDDALQVEVANSQSQVNDGMTLAAEIADAQYRNGSLSQLGELLLASDPEQAVHTQELLGMVGRSQAAFLTQLKADQASLVAAEGAAAIAKQHAASLVAAEGVARAAINKQLAAVEKQVSTLTGAQKQELSLLEQKDANAAQVQLLASGILGKENAKPSQAGAQAVAFAFAQLGAPYVWGGIGPYGAGFDCSGLTSQAWLSAGVAIPRTSEEQWADLPHVALNALRPGDLIIYFSDASHVAMYIGGGQVVEAPHPGAFVDVEPMAVNPILGAVRPDPGNSSLGTYTPPVIPPSATLPQPIAPVLPQPPATKPPATKPPVKPPVKPTPTPKPTVSGKPSAGPSGSASATPSAPVSPSAPVSQSPSPSPSDSASDSASDSASDSASDPASASAAVSQSPAQ from the coding sequence GTGCTGCGCTGCGGCACCCTGCTCCTGGCGGCGGCGCTGGTGGCGCTGCCGCTGACGGCGGCGCCCTCGGCCTTCGCGGCAACCGGTACGACCACCGGTACGACCACCGGTACGACCAGTGGCACGGTGAGCGCGCAGACGCTGACCCAGGCCGAGGCCGCGCTCCAGCCGGTCCTCAACCAGCTGCACGCCGACTACCAGCAGACCGAGGTCGAGACCCAGAAGTACGACGCCCTCTCGGAGCAGCTGGTCGAGGCGCAGTCCGACGACGACGCCCTCCAGGTCGAGGTGGCCAACAGCCAGTCCCAGGTCAACGACGGGATGACGCTCGCCGCCGAGATCGCCGACGCCCAGTACCGCAACGGCAGCCTGTCGCAGCTCGGTGAGCTGCTGCTGGCCTCCGACCCGGAGCAGGCGGTGCACACCCAGGAGCTGCTGGGGATGGTCGGCCGCTCGCAGGCCGCCTTCCTGACGCAGCTCAAGGCCGACCAGGCGAGCCTGGTCGCCGCCGAGGGCGCCGCCGCCATCGCCAAGCAGCACGCCGCGTCGCTGGTCGCGGCCGAGGGCGTGGCGCGGGCCGCGATCAACAAGCAGCTGGCCGCGGTCGAGAAGCAGGTCTCCACGCTCACCGGCGCGCAGAAGCAGGAGCTGTCGCTGCTGGAGCAGAAGGACGCCAACGCCGCGCAGGTGCAACTGCTGGCCTCCGGCATCCTCGGCAAGGAGAACGCCAAGCCGTCCCAGGCCGGAGCGCAGGCCGTCGCCTTCGCCTTCGCCCAGCTCGGCGCGCCGTACGTGTGGGGCGGCATCGGCCCCTACGGCGCGGGCTTCGACTGCTCCGGGCTCACCTCGCAGGCCTGGCTGAGCGCCGGGGTGGCCATCCCGCGCACCAGCGAGGAGCAGTGGGCGGACCTGCCGCACGTGGCGCTGAACGCGCTGCGCCCGGGCGACCTGATCATCTACTTCTCCGACGCCAGCCACGTCGCCATGTACATCGGCGGCGGCCAGGTGGTCGAGGCACCGCACCCGGGCGCCTTCGTGGACGTGGAGCCGATGGCGGTGAACCCGATCCTGGGCGCGGTCCGGCCCGACCCGGGCAACTCCTCGCTCGGGACCTACACCCCGCCGGTGATACCGCCGTCGGCGACGCTGCCGCAGCCGATCGCGCCGGTCCTGCCGCAGCCCCCGGCGACCAAGCCGCCGGCCACCAAGCCCCCGGTCAAGCCGCCGGTGAAGCCGACGCCGACGCCGAAGCCCACGGTGAGCGGGAAGCCCAGCGCCGGTCCCTCGGGTTCGGCCTCGGCCACGCCGTCGGCGCCGGTCTCGCCGTCCGCCCCGGTCTCGCAGTCGCCGTCGCCGTCGCCGAGCGACTCGGCTTCGGACTCGGCCTCCGACTCCGCTTCGGACTCCGCGTCGGACCCGGCCTCCGCCTCGGCCGCGGTCTCGCAGTCGCCGGCTCAGTGA
- a CDS encoding inorganic phosphate transporter: protein MEHMTFLVTVVIITALAFDFTNGFHDTANAMATSIATGALRPKVAVAISGVLNLAGAFLSVEVAKTISGGIIQESSGVHPQVVFAALIGAILWNLVTWLRGIPSSSSHALYGGLIGATLVAVGMHGVEFSVVVTKIIIPAVASPVVAGIAAWGATKVAYRITRNGNEKATGKGFKAGQIASASLVSLAHGTNDAQKTMGVITLTLVTAGVIAPHSAPPLWVIISSGVAIAAGTYIGGWRIIRTLGKGITDIAAPQGFAAQTASATVILTSSHMGYGLSTTHVCSGGIMGAGKGGPTGVVNWSTARRMTYAWCLTLPSAAALGGLGALLADQGTWGVVLLGAIGAAGAGWIYLINRRRPIDASDVVNVPETVTPIPVAPATPATPTDVVAA, encoded by the coding sequence ATGGAACATATGACGTTCCTGGTGACCGTCGTGATCATCACGGCCCTCGCCTTCGACTTCACCAACGGTTTCCACGACACCGCCAACGCGATGGCCACCTCCATCGCCACCGGCGCCCTGCGACCCAAGGTCGCCGTCGCGATCTCCGGAGTCCTGAACCTGGCCGGTGCCTTCCTCTCGGTGGAGGTCGCCAAGACGATCTCCGGCGGGATCATCCAGGAGAGCTCGGGTGTCCACCCCCAGGTGGTGTTCGCGGCCCTGATCGGCGCGATCCTCTGGAACCTGGTCACCTGGCTGCGCGGCATCCCGTCCAGCTCGTCGCACGCCCTGTACGGCGGCCTGATCGGCGCCACGCTGGTCGCGGTCGGCATGCACGGGGTGGAGTTCTCGGTCGTCGTCACCAAGATCATCATTCCGGCGGTGGCCTCCCCCGTCGTCGCCGGGATCGCGGCCTGGGGCGCGACCAAGGTCGCCTACCGAATCACCCGCAACGGCAACGAGAAGGCCACCGGCAAGGGCTTCAAGGCCGGACAGATCGCCTCGGCCTCGCTCGTCTCGCTGGCGCACGGCACCAACGACGCGCAGAAGACCATGGGGGTGATCACGCTGACCCTGGTCACCGCCGGGGTGATCGCGCCGCACTCGGCCCCGCCGCTGTGGGTCATCATCTCCTCCGGTGTCGCCATCGCGGCCGGCACCTACATCGGCGGCTGGCGGATCATCCGCACCCTCGGCAAGGGCATCACCGACATCGCCGCGCCGCAGGGCTTCGCCGCGCAGACCGCCTCCGCGACCGTCATCCTGACCTCCTCGCACATGGGCTACGGCCTGTCCACCACCCACGTCTGCTCCGGCGGCATCATGGGCGCGGGCAAGGGCGGACCGACCGGGGTGGTCAACTGGTCCACCGCCCGGCGGATGACCTACGCCTGGTGCCTGACCCTGCCGTCCGCCGCCGCGCTCGGCGGGCTGGGCGCGCTGCTGGCCGACCAGGGCACCTGGGGCGTGGTGCTGCTCGGCGCGATCGGCGCGGCCGGCGCGGGCTGGATCTACCTGATCAACCGCCGCCGCCCGATCGACGCGAGCGACGTGGTGAACGTCCCCGAGACGGTCACCCCGATCCCGGTCGCCCCGGCCACCCCCGCCACCCCCACCGACGTCGTCGCGGCCTGA